Within the Paracoccus everestensis genome, the region CGGTTCCCTGCGCTCCTTGGCTGATCGCACCAGGCAGATTGGGCAGGGTGATATCCTGTGCCTTGTGACTTTGCGCGACGAACGCTCGCGGCTGCCGTGGTTCCTGGATTATTACCGGGCCATGGGGGTGCGCCACTTCCTGATGGTGGACAACAACAGCGGGGACGGCAGCGGCGATTACCTGCGCGGCCAGCCGGACGTGTCCTTGTGGTGGACGGACGCCAGCTACAAGGGCGCGCGCTTTGGCATGGACTGGATGAACTGGCTGCTGCTGCGCCACGGCCGGGGGCATTGGTGCCTGACAGTCGATCCCGATGAATTCCTGGTTTATCCGCATATGGGCCATCGTCCCCTGGCGGCGCTGACCAGCTGGCTGGACGCGACCGGACGGCGGTCCTTTCCGGCGATGCTGCTGGATATGTATCCCGAAGGCCCCATCGAGGATGCGATCTGCGCCGAGGGCGAGAACCCCTTCGACATCGCCTGCTGGTTCGACCCGGCCAATTACTCGATCCAGAAGAACCCCCATTTCGGCAATCTGTGGATCCAGGGCGGGCCGCGCACGCGAGCGTTCTTCACCCACGATCCGCTGTCCGGGCCTGCCCTGAACAAGATCCCCCTGGTGAAATGGGACGCGCGATACGCCTATGTCAGTTCGACCCATATGCTGCTGCCGCGCGGGTTGAACCTGGTCTACGACGAAGACGGCGGCGAACAGATTTCAGGCTGCCTGCTGCACGCCAAGTTCCTGTCGTCCTTTGCCGCCAAATCGGCCGAGGAACTGGACCGCAGGCAGCATTACGGGGGCAGCGGGGAATACCGCGCCTATCACGCGGGGCTGCACCGGGGCGTGCAACTGTGGTGCAGCGAATCGCGCCGGTACCGCGATTGGCAGCAGTTGGAGGATCTGGGCCTGATTTCCCGGGGGAACTGGGCATGAAGGCGCCCGCGACCGTGCGGCTGGGCGTGGTGTTGCTGTGCCATGGCGATCTGGGCATGGCGGCGCGGCTGGCACGGATCTGGACGGATGGTGGGGCGCGGGTGGCAATCCATGTCGATGCCAAGGTGTCGGGCGCGCGGGCGGCCGGACTGCGCCAGGCATTGAAGGATTGCGACAGGGTCATCTTCAGCAAGCGCCATCGGTGTTCCTGGGGCCGCTTCAGCCTTGTGCGCGCCACCCAGGATGCGGCGGCGGAACTGCTGGCCCGCTTTCCCGACACGACCCATGTCTATCTTGCCTCAGGTGCCTGCCTGCCGCTGCGGCCGGTTGGCGAACTGGCCGCCTATCTGGCCGCCGATCCTGACCGCGACCATATCGAGAGCGTCAGCAGCCATGACGTGGGCTGGACCGTCGGCGGGCTGAACGAGGAACGATTCACCCTGTTCTTTCCCTTTGACTGGAAGCGGCACCGCTGGCTGTTCGACCGCTTCGTGACCTGGCAAC harbors:
- a CDS encoding glycosyltransferase family 2 protein; amino-acid sequence: MRGIGAHPIAARLRRRVERQRLILRGIRRRGSLRSLADRTRQIGQGDILCLVTLRDERSRLPWFLDYYRAMGVRHFLMVDNNSGDGSGDYLRGQPDVSLWWTDASYKGARFGMDWMNWLLLRHGRGHWCLTVDPDEFLVYPHMGHRPLAALTSWLDATGRRSFPAMLLDMYPEGPIEDAICAEGENPFDIACWFDPANYSIQKNPHFGNLWIQGGPRTRAFFTHDPLSGPALNKIPLVKWDARYAYVSSTHMLLPRGLNLVYDEDGGEQISGCLLHAKFLSSFAAKSAEELDRRQHYGGSGEYRAYHAGLHRGVQLWCSESRRYRDWQQLEDLGLISRGNWA